One region of Quercus lobata isolate SW786 chromosome 2, ValleyOak3.0 Primary Assembly, whole genome shotgun sequence genomic DNA includes:
- the LOC115977990 gene encoding uncharacterized protein LOC115977990, producing the protein MRKLCPNFDREDGLDTVLEVPIPEEMFSNKNNNSSWQNMKSWMKPNGEKSQQAMTTVFGSRNAEIQLLLGVVGAPLIPLPIRADPQPINSNIKDNPIEASVAKYIVQQYIAAVGGEKAMRSIDSMYAMGKVRMGASEFSSGEGSLNNKVVKVKSVRHGGGEMGGFVLWQKRPGLWCLELVVSGCKVSAGSDGNVAWRQTPWHHSHASRGPPRPLRRFLQGLDPMSTANLFSNSVCAGEKTINDEDCFILKLEAESSTLKARSNSNVEIIRHTVWGCFSTRTGLLVQLEDSHLLRIKAPRNESIYWETTMESLIQDYRTIDGINIAHAGKTSVSLFRFGENPESHSRTRMEEVWTIEEVDFNIEGLSKDCFLPPADLEKEEEGCGVTNDDVKLPLMKEEEGCDITSNVKLPLKIRSASFRINSSKVVAIDVEDSDYIESEEE; encoded by the exons ATGAGGAAACTCTGTCCCAACTTTGATCGTGAAGATGGGCTCGACACAGTCCTCGAGGTCCCAATCCCAGAAGAGATGTTCTCCAACAAGAACAACAATAGTTCATGGCAAAACATGAAGTCATGGATGAAACCAAACGGTGAAAAATCACAACAGGCCATGACAACAGTATTTGGAAGCCGAAATGCAGAGATACAACTCTTGCTTGGTGTCGTTGGAGCTCCATTAATCCCTCTTCCTATCCGGGCTGATCCCCAACCCATCAACTCCAACATCAAAGACAACCCTATT GAGGCTTCGGTGGCGAAATACATAGTGCAACAGTACATAGCAGCAGTGGGGGGAGAGAAGGCAATGAGGTCAATAGACAGCATGTATGCAATGGGGAAAGTGAGAATGGGTGCGTCAGAGTTCAGTTCAGGTGAAGGTAGCTTGAACAATAAGGTGGTGAAGGTGAAGAGTGTGAGACATGGGGGTGGAGAGATGGGTGGGTTTGTGCTTTGGCAAAAGAGGCCTGGCTTATGGTGCTTGGAGCTTGTGGTCTCTGGTTGCAAAGTCAGTGCCGGTAGTGATGGTAATGTGGCTTGGAGGCAAACCCCTTGGCACCACTCTCACGCTTCACGTGGTCCACCTAGGCCTCTTAGGCGTTTCTTACAG GGTCTTGATCCAATGTCCACAGCAAATTTATTCTCAAATTCAGTCTGCGCTGGTGAGAAGACAATCAACGATGAAGACTGTTTCATACTAAAACTTGAAGCTGAATCCTCAACACTAAAAGCAAGAAGCAACAGCAACGTAGAAATAATCAGGCACACAGTGTGGGGCTGCTTCAGCACAAGAACAGGCCTATTAGTCCAACTAGAAGACTCTCACCTCCTCAGAATCAAAGCCCCAAGAAATGAAAGCATATACTGGGAGACCACAATGGAGTCATTGATCCAAGACTACCGAACCATAGATGGGATTAACATTGCGCACGCGGGCAAGACCTCGGTCTCTTTGTTTAGGTTTGGTGAGAACCCAGAAAGCCATTCTAGGACTCGAATGGAAGAGGTTTGGACAATTGAAGAAGTTGATTTTAACATAGAGGGATTGTCCAAAGATTGTTTCTTGCCTCCTGCTGACttagagaaagaggaagaagggtGTGGTGTAACAAATGATGACGTGAAGTTACCATTAATGAAAGAGGAAGAAGGGTGTGATATAACAAGTAACGTGAAGTTACCATTAAAGATTCGATCGGCTTCTTTTAGGATTAATTCCTCTAAGGTAGTAGCTATCGATGTTGAAGACTCGGATTACATTGAGAGTGAGGAAGAGTAA
- the LOC115975209 gene encoding 18.5 kDa class I heat shock protein-like: protein MSLIPNFLNRRSNVFDPFSLDVWDPFEGFPQLSSLSNFPSETSSFAAAKVDWKETPNAHVFKADVPGLKREEVKVEIEEGRVLQISGERSQEQEEKSDTWHRVERSSGRFSRRFRLPENAKVEEVKAAMENGVLTVTVPKEEVKRPDVRPIQISG, encoded by the coding sequence atgtcgCTGATTCCAAATTTCCTCAACCGTCGATCCAACGTCTTCGACCCATTCTCGCTCGACGTGTGGGACCCATTCGAGGGCTTCCCACAACTCTCCTCTCTCTCCAACTTCCCCTCCGAAACGTCGTCGTTCGCCGCCGCTAAAGTGGACTGGAAGGAGACCCCGAACGCGCACGTGTTCAAAGCCGACGTGCCTGGGCTGAAGAGAGAGGAAGTGAAGGTGGAGATCGAGGAGGGTCGGGTTCTGCAGATAAGTGGGGAGAGGAGTCAAGAGCAGGAAGAGAAGAGTGACACGTGGCACCGCGTGGAGCGGAGCAGCGGAAGGTTCTCGAGGAGGTTCAGGCTGCCGGAGAACGCGAAGGTCGAGGAAGTCAAGGCTGCTATGGAGAATGGTGTGCTCACTGTCACTGTGCCCAAAGAGGAAGTCAAGAGGCCTGACGTTAGGCCCATTCAGATTTCTGGTTAG
- the LOC115978238 gene encoding 18.5 kDa class I heat shock protein-like: MALIPNFLNRRSNLLDPFEGFPPLSSHSNFPSETSSFAAAKVDWKETQNAHVFKADVPGLKKEEVKVEIEDGRGLQLSGERSQEQEEKSDTWHRVERSNGRFSRRFRLPENAKVEEVKAAMENGVLTVTVPKEEVMRPDVRPIQISG; the protein is encoded by the coding sequence ATGGCGCTGATTCCAAATTTCCTCAACCGCCGATCCAACCTCCTCGACCCATTCGAGGGCTTCCCGCCGCTCTCCTCTCACTCCAACTTCCCCTCCGAAACGTCGTCGTTCGCCGCCGCCAAAGTTGACTGGAAGGAGACCCAGAACGCGCACGTGTTCAAAGCCGACGTTCCTGGGCTGAagaaagaggaagtgaaggtgGAGATCGAGGACGGTCGAGGTCTGCAGCTAAGCGGGGAGAGGAGTCAAGAGCAGGAAGAGAAGAGTGACACGTGGCACCGCGTGGAGCGGAGCAACGGAAGGTTCTCGAGGAGGTTCAGGCTGCCGGAGAACGCAAAGGTTGAGGAAGTCAAGGCTGCAATGGAGAATGGTGTGCTTACTGTCACTGTGCCCAAAGAGGAAGTCATGAGGCCTGATGTTAGGCCCATTCAAATTTCTGGTTAG